From the Thermococcus sp. genome, the window CAGGGTACAGCACGTTTACAAATACCTCGAAACGCTGGAAAAGGCGGGCTTCGTTCGTTCATCGGAAAAAAGGTACTGGGTTGAGGATCCACTCCTCCGGGAGGCAGTTAAAAGATTCAGCACCCCTTGAAGCCCTCCCCTTTATTTTCCAGAACCTTTTCCCACACCCTTATCGCTGTCCACTTGTCAAGGAACTCATTGAAGGTGCCGCACTTCGGTGAGAGCGTGCACACGGGACAGCCATCTTTACATGGGCAGGAACGGAGGTGCTCTAAACTCTTCTCCATCAATTTTTCGGCGTTCCCATAGATTATCGGAACTAAACCACTTCCCCCTTCGTTCCCGTCGTAGATGAAAACAACCGGCCTTCCAGCGTGAGGCAAACCAGGAAAGCTCGCGTAGCTGTAGCCTCCGAGCTCCCTGCTGTCAATGTAGGTGAAGATGGGGGCGATTTTTATCATGTTGTGCTCTATCGCATGCAAAGCGGAGCCGATTCCGTCCTTGCTGTCGACCATCTTCTTTATAGCAAAGGCCAGCTCCTCGTCGCTGATTCCGAGCCTCTGGAGGGCATCACCTATTGTTTTCCTTATGACGTGGGTGGTAGTCCCGAGGTAGAGCGGAAAGAGCTTTCTCCGGTCGAGGTCGCTGTAGAGGGTGAAGGCGAGGTCTTCAGAGCCTTTCTCGACGGCAACATCGAAGAACTCCTTGAACTCCTCGGAAGCAGCTTCCCTTATCGAGTCCGGAAAGACGAGCCATATTCCTTCGGTCTCAAACTCCCTGACGTGTGGCTCCTCGAACTCGACCTTCGCGAACTTCTCCCAGTTGAGGATCGAGTAGTCCCCTTCATCAACCCTCTCGCCGGTCATCGGGGAATATATTTCGGCTCGAAGGATTCCGCTTTCCTTCAGCTTGAGAAGTTCTTCCACGTAGTTCCCTGTGTCGGCCCCCTTGACGGCGAATCCGGTGTAGACGTGCCTGACCCTCAGCCGGCCGAGATGAATCTCCACTCCCCTGTAGGTTTTCTTCTCCCCCCTTTCCAGTATCTCGACCTCTTCCCTCTTGGCCGCGAAGGTCTCAACACGCCAGAAGCGGTTAAGTTGCCTTGCGAAGACGAAGTGAAACTTTCCGAGGGAGAGTCTATCCATGGCCATGTAGAGCTCTCCCCGCGAGAAGTAGGCCATTCCCGGAAGGAGAGAGCGGTGATACTCGTTGGAATCGACCTCCTCGATGATGTAGCCCTTGAGCTTGAGCCAGTTGGTGAAGTTGAGGAGCTCCCTGAGTGAGGACTTCTCTATCAGCCTGTCCCGTATCCATGGCTCGTCTTTGACGAGGAAGAAAGTCTCATCGCTCGCCGTCCTCAGGGAGGAGTAGCTGAAGGCCGGCTTTCTGAGGCGGACTTCAAGTTTGCCCGTGAGCGGATTTCTCTTCAGGTCCGACTTCCGTTCGATAACGAGCCTCTCCACGACTTTCCTCTCGAACTCGTCAAGCTCGTCCCAGTCGACTATTCCCAGCTCCGTGAGGAGGTAGTGGAGGTGCTTCTCGGCTATGCGGTCGTTCTCCAGGTTGACCGGCATGTATTCGATTATACCCCTCCCCAGCCTCTCAACGAGCTCGTCGAAGTGTTCCCTGTAGTAGTAGTCGAGACCGTTCTTCCTGAGGACTATGGCGTTCAAAGCTTCCCTATCGGCACTCCTCCCGGCCCGGCCGAAGCGCTGGATGAGGGAGAAGAGCCCGTCGGGTGGGATTCCGTAGTTCACCACCGCATCGAGGTCGCCGATGTCTATGCCGAGCTCGAGGGCGTTGGTCGTCAGGAGAACAAGCAGTTTGCCGTCCTTGAAGTCCCGTTCTATCTCCCATCGGACGTTCCTGGGCAGGGTTCCCTTGTAGGTGGTCACCTTCGAGAAAGCCGTTGAACCGAGGAGGAATCGGAGGAGCTTTTCGGTTCCCCTTCTGCTGTCGAAGAACACAAGCGTCTTGACCTTCTCCCAGGTGAGGCGCTCGACCACCGCCCGGAGGAGCTGCCTCTCGTCGAGGTTTTTGGGTTCGAAGAGGACGAGATATCTCCTCGGAAAGGGGTTGGTGGCACCGCTTATCGCCCCAAATTCCTTCCTGAAGAGCTTCTCCGCGAAATCCCTCGGGTTCCTCAGCGTTGCCGAGAGCGCTATGATCTGGGGCCTTGCTCCAAGTTTCCTTAGCCTGAAGTCGAGGCGGCGGAAGAGGTACGCGAAGTTGCTCCCGAAGACGCCCCTGTAAACGTGAAGCTCGTCAACGACCAGGTAGCGGAGGTTTCTGAGGAGCCACTCGTAGTCCCTCCATCTCCTCAAAATGTTGTAGTGGAGCATGTCAGGGGTGGTGAAGATAACCCTTGGTCTCTCGCGGATTAGGGTTTTCCTCTCCTCCCATGGGACGTCGCCCGTCAGAACCCTCGCGCTCACGTGTTTTCCGGTGAGGCGGTAGAAGACGAGGTTCTGGATGGAGAACTTTTCGAGCTGATTGTTTATGAGGGCCCTCGTGGGGTATATGAGCAGATAAGTTGCGCGGGGATTGGAGAGGTAGGAATCAAAAATGGCCAGCCGGAATATCTCGCTCTTGCCGCTGGCCGTTGGTGTTGTAACGACGATGTTCTTTCCAGTGTAGAGGCTCTTGAGGGCCTCGACCTGGTGGTGGTAGAGGGAAAAGCCGAGCTCTTCGAGGAGTTCGTTTACCTCCGGGTTGTCGAATCGGAATTCCCCGAATTCGCCTTCCTTTGGGGGAAAAACGTGAACCCTCGCTATCTCGGACTTGAGGGGCTTGAACGTCTCAAAGAGGGACATGAAAAGTTGGTAACGGGGAAAGGCTAAAAACCTAACCCCTGGGATCCCCGACGCCCCTCCCCTCAATGAACTCCCTGTGGTACTCGTCGAGGGTCTTCCTAATGGTCCGTCCTATCTTCAGGTAGTCCACCTCACGCAAGTTGGCCAGTGAAACCCTGGCTGAAGGATGGGGCACGTCAAAGCCTTTACCTGGAAGGAGAACGACACCCGCCTCCCTGGCGAGACGGGCTATGAACTCCTCCGGCGGGAAATTCTTGATGAACCATCTGCTAAACTCCCTCCCGTAGAGGCGCTCCGCGAGAGCCTCAGCGTCCAGCAGGGTGTAATAGTACGCGTAGTTCTGAAGGCTCAAGGGCTCAATGCCAAGCCCCCTGTAGAGGGCCTCATAACGGCGCCTCAAGATGTGCTTCACCGCTTTCTTATATTCCTCTTCCTCATCCATCAGGGCGTAGAGGGCGAAGAGCACCATCTGCACCTGTTGGGGCGTCGAAAGGCCTGCGGTGTGTCTCAGAGCAACGTTCCTGCTGTCAGCGACCAGCCTGTCCATGAACTTCAGCTCCCGTGGGTTGGGGGTTATCGGGGCATACCTCCCATCCAGCTCCCTCTTAATGTCCTCCGGTAGCCCTCTGATCAGTCGATCGACGACGTTGTCCCTGTGAAGGGCTATTACACCGAGGCGCCAGCCTGTCGCCCCAAAGTACTTGGAGAATGAATATACAAGTATCGTGTTGTGGGGCAGGATGGCGTAGAGGGACTTGAATCCGTCCACGAAGGTCGCGTAGACGTCATCGGTTATGATGATCAGGTCCCTCCTGTCTCCCTCAACCAGTTCTTTGATGCGATTCAGAGTGCCCTCGTCAAATTTGACAGAGGTGGGGTTTCCCGGATTTACGACGAAAAAGACCTTTATATCCGGATCGCGAAGTTTCTCAAGCTCCTCCCCAGGAATCTGGTAGCCCACCTCAGGATCGGCCCGAACCTCGATCTCAACGAGGCGGTAGGTGTCGAGTTTGGGTATCTCCAGGTAGGGGCTGAATATCGGGACTGCCAGGGCAACCTTGTCCCCAGGGTTGAGTATCTTGTTGGCACTGAGGGATTCGAAGAGATAAGCCATGGCCGCGGTTCCTCCCTCAACGGCGAAGAGCTCCGTCTCGTCGACGAGGGAGTACCCGAGGTCGTAACCGGCACCCATCTCCTTCAGCAGATACCTCACGACGATTTTTTCAATTATTCTGAGCATCCTTGGTGGAGAGGGGTAGTCGCAACCGAGGTAACCCTGAACCATCTCGTGTAGGAATTCGCCCGCCGAAAGGCCCAGGTAGTCCCTCACATAACTCACTGCAGAGTGCAGGAACCTTGTACCCCTCTCGTTCCAGTGGTTCCGTACGAATATCTCAAAGCGGGCCTCTATACCCTCCCTCTCGCAGTGGCCCCCTATAAGGTCACCCATGTACCCAAAGTGCCTCTCGGCCTCACTCAGCGCAAACCTCCCGAGCTGCAGAAAGGCGTACCTCGGTTCCAGGGCGAGGAAGTTTGGGTTTCCCCTACCTGCGTTCAGCATCACCCTCTCTGACGTCCTGCCCGCGAGTTTGATCAGCAGGTCTTTAAACTCAAATGGGCTGAGCTCCCCAAGGCTCTTAACATCCTCAAGGATGTTGCCCCCGTTGGTCCCATCGGATGAATCCATCGCCCGCACCTCCGTTAAAATCCAGTGACATGACGTAAGATTCCCGCAACCCTTTAAAACCCTCCCCCTCAGCCTAACCCGGTGGTGGAAATGACGAGGATAGCGGTCATCGATTACGACAGGTGCAACCCGGATAAGTGTGGCAACTTTCTGTGCGAGAGGGTATGTCCGGTCAACCGGATGGGCGGTGAGGCTATAGTGATAGATGAAGAGAACTACCGCCCGGTGATCCAGGAGGCGAGCTGTACCGGCTGTGGGATATGCGTCCACAAGTGCCCCTTCAACGCAATAACCATCGTCAACCTTCCGGAGCAACTGGATGAGGACTGCGTTCACAGGTATGGAATCAACTCCTTCGTTCTCTACCGCATGCCGGTTGTCAAGGACGGTATGGTCGTCGGAATCCTCGGTCCAAACGGTACAGGCAAAACAACGGCGGTTAAGATACTCTCCGGCCAGATACTGCCTAACCTCTGCGGCGACAACAAAAGCTGGGACAGCGTTATCAAGGCATTCCGCGGCAATGAGCTCCAGAACTACTTTGAGAAGCTGAAGAACGGAGGGATACGCCCTGTTGTAAAGCCACAGTACGTTGATCTGATTCCCCGCGCAATTCGGGGTAGGGTCGAGGAGCTCCTCAGAAAGGCCGATGATAGGGGGACACTGAAGGAGGTCGTCGAGGAGCTGGGACTCGGGAACATACTCGATAGAGA encodes:
- a CDS encoding bifunctional aspartate transaminase/aspartate 4-decarboxylase: MDSSDGTNGGNILEDVKSLGELSPFEFKDLLIKLAGRTSERVMLNAGRGNPNFLALEPRYAFLQLGRFALSEAERHFGYMGDLIGGHCEREGIEARFEIFVRNHWNERGTRFLHSAVSYVRDYLGLSAGEFLHEMVQGYLGCDYPSPPRMLRIIEKIVVRYLLKEMGAGYDLGYSLVDETELFAVEGGTAAMAYLFESLSANKILNPGDKVALAVPIFSPYLEIPKLDTYRLVEIEVRADPEVGYQIPGEELEKLRDPDIKVFFVVNPGNPTSVKFDEGTLNRIKELVEGDRRDLIIITDDVYATFVDGFKSLYAILPHNTILVYSFSKYFGATGWRLGVIALHRDNVVDRLIRGLPEDIKRELDGRYAPITPNPRELKFMDRLVADSRNVALRHTAGLSTPQQVQMVLFALYALMDEEEEYKKAVKHILRRRYEALYRGLGIEPLSLQNYAYYYTLLDAEALAERLYGREFSRWFIKNFPPEEFIARLAREAGVVLLPGKGFDVPHPSARVSLANLREVDYLKIGRTIRKTLDEYHREFIEGRGVGDPRG
- a CDS encoding DEAD/DEAH box helicase, with protein sequence MSLFETFKPLKSEIARVHVFPPKEGEFGEFRFDNPEVNELLEELGFSLYHHQVEALKSLYTGKNIVVTTPTASGKSEIFRLAIFDSYLSNPRATYLLIYPTRALINNQLEKFSIQNLVFYRLTGKHVSARVLTGDVPWEERKTLIRERPRVIFTTPDMLHYNILRRWRDYEWLLRNLRYLVVDELHVYRGVFGSNFAYLFRRLDFRLRKLGARPQIIALSATLRNPRDFAEKLFRKEFGAISGATNPFPRRYLVLFEPKNLDERQLLRAVVERLTWEKVKTLVFFDSRRGTEKLLRFLLGSTAFSKVTTYKGTLPRNVRWEIERDFKDGKLLVLLTTNALELGIDIGDLDAVVNYGIPPDGLFSLIQRFGRAGRSADREALNAIVLRKNGLDYYYREHFDELVERLGRGIIEYMPVNLENDRIAEKHLHYLLTELGIVDWDELDEFERKVVERLVIERKSDLKRNPLTGKLEVRLRKPAFSYSSLRTASDETFFLVKDEPWIRDRLIEKSSLRELLNFTNWLKLKGYIIEEVDSNEYHRSLLPGMAYFSRGELYMAMDRLSLGKFHFVFARQLNRFWRVETFAAKREEVEILERGEKKTYRGVEIHLGRLRVRHVYTGFAVKGADTGNYVEELLKLKESGILRAEIYSPMTGERVDEGDYSILNWEKFAKVEFEEPHVREFETEGIWLVFPDSIREAASEEFKEFFDVAVEKGSEDLAFTLYSDLDRRKLFPLYLGTTTHVIRKTIGDALQRLGISDEELAFAIKKMVDSKDGIGSALHAIEHNMIKIAPIFTYIDSRELGGYSYASFPGLPHAGRPVVFIYDGNEGGSGLVPIIYGNAEKLMEKSLEHLRSCPCKDGCPVCTLSPKCGTFNEFLDKWTAIRVWEKVLENKGEGFKGC